Proteins from a genomic interval of uncultured Desulfuromusa sp.:
- a CDS encoding histidine triad nucleotide-binding protein, whose translation MSADCLFCKIIAGEIPANIIYEDSLLVVFEDIDPQAPQHFLIVPKKHIATTLDLTAEDNELVGHVYQIAGKVARDSGFSADGFRVVNNCNDGGGQTVWHIHFHLLGGRNMTWPPG comes from the coding sequence ATGAGTGCGGATTGTTTGTTTTGTAAGATTATTGCAGGGGAAATCCCGGCAAATATCATTTATGAGGACTCACTGCTTGTGGTTTTCGAGGATATTGATCCTCAGGCACCACAGCATTTTTTGATTGTTCCTAAAAAACATATTGCCACAACTCTTGATTTAACTGCTGAAGACAATGAGTTGGTGGGACATGTCTATCAAATTGCTGGAAAGGTAGCGCGCGATTCAGGTTTTTCTGCTGATGGTTTCCGAGTTGTGAATAATTGTAATGATGGCGGCGGACAGACCGTTTGGCATATCCATTTCCATCTTCTGGGTGGGCGCAACATGACTTGGCCTCCAGGTTGA
- a CDS encoding HDOD domain-containing protein, whose product MSSDFKTVVGSIRDLPPMPVVAVKVLELLNDPNVNYEKLGAAISSDPAVSARMLKVANSAFYSMKRQIKTLEHAIAIVGERTLRSLVLAASLEGMNKSYGLLEKMLWEDSMGCAIGCRILARKFSSADPEEAFLAGLFRHLGKIVMNYSDPDAYRSLVEMAYSENISTTELEGRFFPYAHAVVGAAVLDKWNFSRFMVMSTLHHEDLQISLDDEENGEDLLRLTATVNLAGHICRKLGIGQRQPDEELSLQNCPGAKALNLDEEEVQLALVDVEQIFTENRDYFIG is encoded by the coding sequence ATGTCGAGTGATTTCAAAACCGTAGTGGGTTCAATTCGTGACCTTCCTCCTATGCCTGTGGTTGCAGTCAAAGTTCTAGAGTTATTGAATGATCCAAATGTGAATTATGAAAAGCTGGGAGCTGCAATCTCCAGTGATCCGGCGGTGTCAGCGCGAATGCTTAAGGTTGCTAATTCGGCATTTTACAGCATGAAACGGCAGATAAAGACCCTTGAACATGCGATTGCTATTGTTGGTGAACGGACCCTTCGAAGTTTGGTGCTAGCGGCGAGTCTTGAGGGAATGAATAAGTCCTATGGCTTGCTGGAAAAAATGTTATGGGAAGATTCCATGGGGTGTGCCATAGGTTGTCGTATTCTGGCTCGTAAATTTTCTTCAGCTGATCCGGAAGAAGCTTTTCTGGCGGGTTTGTTTCGCCACCTTGGGAAAATTGTGATGAATTATAGTGACCCGGATGCTTATCGGTCACTTGTTGAAATGGCCTATTCAGAAAATATCAGCACGACAGAATTGGAAGGGCGATTTTTCCCATATGCCCATGCTGTTGTTGGAGCAGCGGTTTTGGACAAGTGGAATTTTTCTCGTTTTATGGTGATGTCAACATTGCACCATGAAGACCTGCAAATTTCTCTCGATGATGAAGAGAATGGAGAAGATCTTTTACGATTAACAGCAACAGTGAACCTTGCCGGACATATTTGTCGCAAGTTGGGGATTGGTCAACGACAACCTGATGAAGAGCTCAGCTTGCAAAACTGTCCCGGAGCTAAAGCCCTGAATCTGGATGAAGAGGAAGTTCAGTTGGCTCTTGTTGATGTTGAACAGATCTTTACTGAAAATCGGGATTACTTCATTGGTTGA
- a CDS encoding TIGR00266 family protein, with protein MRCHEVDYEIFGDDMQMVQIELDPAETVVAEAGAMTYMEEGIAFEARMGDGSEPDQGLFGKLLGAGKRVLTGESIFMTHFTNQGRGKQHVAFAAPYPGKIIPLDLAAVSGGEILCQKDSFLCAAYGTQVGIAFQRRLGTGFFGGEGFILQRLNGDGMTFMHACGTIIERRLNNETLRVDTGCLVAFEPSIDYSIERAGNLKSMFFGGEGLFLATLRGTGRIWLQSLPFSRLADRIIAHAPKAGGTQKGEGSLLGGIGRMLDGD; from the coding sequence ATGCGCTGTCATGAAGTTGATTATGAAATCTTTGGTGATGATATGCAGATGGTCCAGATCGAACTTGATCCTGCTGAAACAGTTGTTGCCGAGGCGGGAGCAATGACCTATATGGAAGAAGGGATCGCTTTTGAAGCCAGAATGGGTGATGGTTCTGAACCGGATCAAGGCTTGTTTGGCAAACTTCTTGGTGCAGGAAAACGCGTTCTTACCGGTGAATCCATCTTTATGACTCATTTTACCAATCAGGGCCGAGGCAAGCAGCATGTTGCTTTTGCAGCTCCTTATCCCGGTAAAATCATTCCTCTGGATCTCGCTGCAGTATCCGGTGGCGAAATTCTCTGCCAGAAGGATTCCTTTCTTTGTGCTGCTTATGGTACCCAGGTCGGTATTGCGTTTCAACGTCGTCTCGGAACCGGTTTCTTCGGTGGTGAGGGCTTCATTCTACAACGTCTGAATGGTGATGGAATGACATTTATGCATGCCTGCGGGACGATTATTGAGCGCCGCTTAAATAATGAAACCTTACGAGTTGATACGGGTTGCCTGGTCGCTTTTGAGCCGAGTATCGACTATAGTATTGAACGTGCCGGAAATTTGAAGAGTATGTTTTTTGGTGGCGAGGGGTTATTCCTGGCAACTTTGAGAGGGACAGGGCGTATTTGGTTGCAAAGCCTGCCTTTCAGCCGTTTAGCTGATCGTATAATCGCACATGCACCCAAAGCCGGCGGCACGCAAAAAGGCGAAGGATCTTTACTGGGGGGAATCGGTCGTATGCTGGATGGTGACTAG
- a CDS encoding polysaccharide deacetylase family protein, with translation MKRLLLYGLLLSILCTSQSYAGQVNAFIYHRFGESRYPSTNISAEIFTQQLDYIKQQNLEVISLGDVANRLSEQTALPEHAVSLSIDDSYRSFYDVGMPILRRYGFPVTLFVNTDAVGTSGYLSWSELQELAEEGVEIGNHTASHAYLVDMQPDETLSQWQERIKNDIEHAQQQFQKHLGFRPELFAYTYGEYSSAVVDLIQSLGFKAAFAQQSGVIYADCSRFILPRFPMGGPFATLAGFQTKAAMKPLKITKAIPFEPVIEENPPTLFLQIAEGKPHPQQFNCFVQGDNRCWVEIDDSGASGRYKVVAEKPLTGRRNKYTLTLQNDQGDWLWYSHLWVNSQKPE, from the coding sequence GTGAAACGTTTGTTATTGTATGGTCTGCTGCTTTCAATTCTCTGTACTTCTCAAAGTTATGCCGGTCAGGTGAACGCTTTTATCTATCACCGTTTCGGTGAAAGCCGTTACCCATCAACCAACATATCCGCAGAAATCTTTACCCAGCAACTTGATTATATAAAGCAGCAGAATTTGGAAGTTATTTCTCTTGGTGATGTTGCCAACCGTTTGTCCGAGCAAACGGCTCTTCCTGAACATGCCGTTTCCCTGTCTATCGATGATTCTTATCGTTCTTTTTATGATGTCGGCATGCCGATTCTTCGTCGCTATGGATTTCCAGTGACTCTATTTGTGAACACCGACGCTGTTGGCACTTCCGGATATTTAAGCTGGAGTGAACTCCAGGAGCTGGCAGAAGAGGGTGTTGAGATTGGCAATCATACAGCAAGTCATGCCTACCTTGTTGATATGCAGCCTGATGAAACCTTGAGTCAGTGGCAGGAACGGATTAAAAACGACATTGAACATGCGCAGCAACAATTTCAAAAACACCTTGGTTTCAGACCCGAACTTTTTGCTTATACCTATGGTGAATACTCTTCTGCAGTTGTAGATCTCATTCAATCACTTGGATTCAAGGCTGCTTTTGCCCAGCAGTCAGGGGTGATTTATGCAGATTGCAGTCGCTTTATTCTGCCCCGTTTTCCCATGGGTGGTCCATTTGCGACCCTTGCCGGTTTTCAGACTAAAGCAGCTATGAAACCATTGAAAATTACAAAAGCAATACCTTTTGAACCCGTTATAGAAGAGAACCCTCCTACTCTGTTTTTACAGATAGCAGAAGGTAAGCCCCATCCGCAACAGTTTAACTGTTTTGTTCAAGGGGATAACCGATGCTGGGTGGAAATCGATGACTCTGGCGCTTCTGGAAGGTATAAAGTTGTTGCTGAAAAACCGCTTACGGGAAGAAGAAACAAGTACACTTTAACGCTACAAAATGATCAGGGTGACTGGCTTTGGTATAGCCATCTTTGGGTGAATTCTCAAAAACCGGAATAA
- a CDS encoding enoyl-CoA hydratase-related protein — translation MSTYIKTSKVESAFCIQINRPEKKNALTAEMYSKIAEGIRWADADDSISAIILHGLEGCFTSGNDLAGFRNGPSPDRVYPHNIYIDALRHARKPVIAAVDGLCLGIGTIMLFHCDFVYAGPDTRFSLPFVNLGLSPEGGTSYILPHLIGYQKAAEIIMLGEPFGAELAERIGLVNGIVAVGDLMERASAVAAKLAAKNSEAIQAAKALLKRGMDDSVTTALARELDLFNERMATPEVRETIAGFFNKK, via the coding sequence ATGAGCACATATATTAAAACTTCAAAGGTTGAGTCCGCATTTTGTATTCAGATCAATCGGCCTGAAAAGAAAAATGCTCTCACTGCCGAAATGTATTCAAAGATTGCCGAAGGTATCAGGTGGGCCGATGCTGATGACAGCATCAGTGCCATCATTCTGCATGGATTGGAAGGTTGTTTTACCAGCGGAAATGATCTTGCCGGGTTCCGAAATGGACCATCACCAGACAGAGTTTATCCGCATAATATTTACATTGATGCCTTGCGGCATGCACGAAAACCTGTCATTGCTGCTGTTGATGGGCTTTGTTTGGGGATTGGAACCATCATGTTATTCCATTGTGATTTTGTTTATGCCGGGCCTGATACTCGGTTTTCACTCCCATTTGTCAATCTGGGCCTTTCTCCGGAAGGAGGAACCAGTTATATTTTGCCGCATTTAATCGGTTACCAGAAAGCAGCGGAAATTATTATGCTTGGTGAGCCTTTTGGTGCCGAATTGGCTGAACGAATCGGGCTGGTCAATGGCATCGTTGCCGTCGGCGATTTGATGGAACGTGCTTCTGCTGTTGCCGCTAAGCTGGCGGCTAAAAATTCAGAGGCAATTCAAGCTGCCAAAGCGCTACTTAAACGTGGCATGGATGATTCTGTCACGACCGCTCTGGCGCGAGAGCTCGATCTGTTTAACGAACGGATGGCAACACCAGAAGTAAGGGAAACCATTGCAGGTTTTTTTAACAAAAAATAG
- a CDS encoding NAD(P)-dependent oxidoreductase → MKSLGGKTLFITGASRGIGLAVALKAASQGANIVVAAKTSTPHPKLPGTIFTAAEEIEKAGGKALPLVVDIREESQLTAAAARAADTFGGIDILINNASAIFLSGTLQTPMKRFDLMNQVNVRGTFLASQVCLPYLLQAENPHILTFSPPLNLQPHWFKNHTAYTMAKYGMSMVVLGLAAEFSVQGVAVNALWPKTVIHTAALAMLGGLVNPQKCRTPEIMADAACAILGRDSRSCSGHFYTDEEVLREEGISDFSSYAVSPGEQLYPDLFLD, encoded by the coding sequence ATGAAGAGTTTGGGTGGAAAAACGTTATTTATAACCGGGGCAAGTCGGGGGATTGGTCTGGCTGTTGCTTTAAAGGCTGCTTCTCAGGGCGCGAATATTGTTGTCGCAGCAAAGACATCAACACCGCATCCTAAACTTCCGGGGACGATATTTACGGCTGCTGAAGAAATTGAAAAAGCGGGGGGAAAAGCTCTTCCCCTGGTTGTTGATATTCGTGAAGAGTCTCAATTAACTGCGGCTGCAGCCAGAGCGGCAGATACATTTGGTGGCATAGATATTCTGATCAATAATGCCAGCGCCATTTTTCTCTCCGGTACTCTGCAGACCCCGATGAAACGTTTTGACCTGATGAATCAGGTTAATGTCCGCGGGACATTTCTTGCGAGTCAGGTTTGTTTACCTTACCTCCTTCAGGCCGAAAATCCACACATCCTGACGTTTTCTCCGCCGTTGAATTTACAACCACATTGGTTTAAAAATCATACCGCTTATACCATGGCGAAGTATGGGATGAGTATGGTTGTATTGGGCCTGGCTGCTGAATTTTCTGTCCAGGGAGTAGCGGTCAATGCCCTCTGGCCAAAAACAGTCATTCATACTGCTGCATTGGCGATGCTTGGTGGACTTGTTAACCCCCAAAAGTGTCGTACTCCTGAGATCATGGCGGATGCCGCTTGTGCGATTCTTGGTCGTGACAGTCGTTCCTGTTCGGGTCATTTTTATACTGATGAGGAGGTGCTCAGGGAAGAAGGCATCTCTGATTTTTCTTCGTATGCAGTCTCCCCGGGGGAGCAATTATATCCTGATTTGTTTCTTGATTAA
- a CDS encoding adenine phosphoribosyltransferase, with product MDDLKQIIRDIPDFPKKGIIFKDITTLLADAKSFSRMVDLMAHRYLGEKIDQIVGIEARGFILGSALAYKLGTGITLVRKPGKLPFQTSSVSYDLEYGSDTLEMHKDAFKKGDRVIIADDLLATGGTMAAVVELVRKNGAEIHECAFMAELEFLGGRGKLPEGLVYSLLKF from the coding sequence ATGGATGACTTAAAACAAATTATTCGTGATATTCCTGATTTTCCTAAAAAAGGAATTATTTTTAAAGATATTACAACGTTACTTGCCGACGCAAAAAGTTTTAGCCGCATGGTTGATCTTATGGCCCATCGTTATCTCGGTGAAAAGATAGATCAAATCGTAGGGATTGAAGCACGAGGTTTTATTTTAGGCTCTGCTTTGGCTTATAAATTGGGAACCGGAATTACCCTGGTCCGTAAACCGGGTAAGCTTCCTTTCCAAACCAGTAGCGTCAGTTACGACCTCGAATATGGGAGTGACACTCTGGAAATGCACAAAGATGCATTCAAGAAAGGTGACCGGGTTATCATTGCCGATGATTTGCTGGCAACGGGTGGAACGATGGCTGCGGTTGTAGAGCTGGTCAGAAAGAATGGAGCCGAAATTCACGAATGTGCTTTTATGGCGGAACTGGAATTTCTTGGAGGCCGAGGTAAATTACCTGAAGGATTGGTTTACAGCCTGCTAAAGTTTTAA
- a CDS encoding aldehyde dehydrogenase (NADP(+)), with amino-acid sequence MILTGQHIISGYPATSLSATFQAVNPAINECLEGDFAEGSAADVAAAVTLAAKDFDLFRHSSDAKRGELLNAIVSELLVLKDDIICRANLETGLPLPRLEGEFVRTINQLKMFSVFVQDGGYKQIHLDHAISDRQPLPRPDLRLTQIPIGPVAVFGASNFPLAFSVAGGDTASALAAGCPVVAKGHPAHPGTSELAGRAIQQALQNTGLPDTVFSLIQGSDHTVGAALVQHPEIKGVAFTGSQSGGRALFDLAAARSNPIPVFAEMGSVNPIFILPRAMREMGPDLAVKYAESLTLGVGQFCTNPGLLFAVKGESFDLFIENVNNVLAQAQPLPMLHVGIKQSFMAQLGKMKATQGVSSIVDKSLSDDKSCYASPALLVVSAEDFLLHPNLGEEVFGPSSLVIQCQSQEQMLLLAERLQGQLTATLHTTSDDKEFCRQLLTILVRKVGRLICNDFPTGVEVCAAMHHGGPYPATTDSRFSSVGTTAIKRFLRPVCFQNFNQDLLPPELQVDQED; translated from the coding sequence ATGATCTTGACAGGACAGCACATCATCTCGGGATACCCCGCTACAAGTTTGTCAGCAACATTTCAAGCGGTGAATCCGGCCATCAATGAATGCTTGGAAGGGGATTTTGCTGAGGGAAGTGCTGCTGATGTTGCTGCTGCAGTAACTCTGGCTGCGAAGGACTTTGATCTATTCAGGCACTCCAGTGACGCAAAAAGAGGAGAGCTCCTTAATGCGATAGTTTCAGAACTTCTGGTTTTGAAAGACGATATTATCTGTCGGGCAAATCTCGAAACAGGTTTGCCATTGCCTCGGTTAGAGGGCGAATTTGTTCGTACTATCAATCAGCTGAAAATGTTTTCAGTGTTCGTACAAGACGGAGGCTATAAACAAATTCATTTGGATCATGCAATTTCTGATCGGCAACCTCTTCCCAGACCTGATTTACGTTTAACCCAGATCCCAATTGGTCCCGTCGCTGTTTTTGGTGCCAGTAACTTTCCCTTGGCTTTTTCCGTTGCCGGTGGCGATACGGCCTCAGCTCTTGCCGCGGGTTGTCCGGTTGTTGCCAAAGGACATCCTGCCCATCCGGGAACTTCTGAGCTGGCAGGGCGGGCAATTCAACAAGCACTGCAAAACACCGGGTTGCCTGATACCGTTTTCTCATTGATTCAGGGCAGCGATCATACTGTCGGCGCAGCTCTGGTTCAGCATCCTGAAATCAAGGGAGTTGCTTTTACCGGATCGCAATCCGGCGGGCGGGCGTTATTTGATCTGGCCGCAGCTCGTTCCAATCCAATTCCTGTTTTTGCCGAGATGGGAAGTGTTAATCCGATTTTTATTCTGCCGCGTGCTATGCGCGAAATGGGGCCGGACCTGGCTGTCAAATATGCTGAATCATTAACACTGGGAGTGGGGCAGTTCTGTACGAATCCAGGATTGCTATTTGCCGTTAAAGGAGAGTCATTTGATCTTTTTATCGAGAATGTCAATAACGTTCTGGCTCAAGCGCAACCTTTACCCATGTTACATGTTGGGATAAAGCAAAGTTTTATGGCACAGTTGGGAAAAATGAAGGCCACACAGGGGGTTTCCAGCATTGTTGACAAAAGCTTATCCGATGATAAAAGCTGTTATGCTTCTCCTGCACTCCTGGTGGTTTCAGCCGAAGACTTTCTTCTCCATCCCAATCTTGGTGAAGAAGTCTTTGGTCCCTCATCTCTGGTCATCCAATGCCAATCACAGGAACAGATGTTGCTTCTGGCTGAACGTCTCCAGGGACAATTAACAGCGACACTTCACACAACATCAGATGATAAAGAATTTTGTCGGCAATTATTAACGATTCTCGTGAGAAAAGTTGGTCGTTTGATCTGTAATGATTTTCCAACGGGAGTAGAAGTCTGTGCTGCCATGCATCATGGTGGACCATACCCTGCGACCACCGATTCGCGTTTTTCCTCAGTTGGAACTACCGCTATCAAACGTTTTTTGCGTCCTGTCTGTTTCCAGAATTTCAACCAGGATCTTCTCCCACCAGAGTTGCAGGTTGATCAGGAAGATTGA
- the lipB gene encoding lipoyl(octanoyl) transferase LipB produces the protein MSSIEQNVTSITIDDWGLTDYRVAFDRQTAMVSERLAGCRGDTLVFVEHPPTVTLGRRANQDDLLFTEQIFSERGVSVQKINRGGLATAHEPGQLVAYPIVQLKKNDLRWFADSFLQVVIHVLADYGVEGYLKDGEPGVWVEGRKICSFGIALKKWISSHGIALNINNSLHTFDMIVPCGRPSEVVTSLSRELGRAVNMTEVKKSFVRHFCKAFAYVDKY, from the coding sequence ATGAGTTCGATTGAACAAAATGTGACCTCGATAACGATTGATGATTGGGGATTGACTGATTACCGGGTTGCTTTTGACCGGCAAACAGCAATGGTTTCAGAACGATTGGCGGGGTGCAGAGGCGATACTCTGGTGTTTGTAGAACACCCACCAACTGTGACCCTTGGTCGACGTGCTAATCAGGATGACCTGCTTTTTACGGAACAAATATTCTCTGAGCGTGGGGTCTCTGTACAAAAAATTAATCGAGGGGGGTTGGCAACAGCCCATGAGCCTGGTCAGCTGGTTGCTTATCCCATTGTGCAGTTGAAGAAAAATGATCTGCGCTGGTTTGCCGATAGTTTTTTACAAGTTGTCATTCATGTTCTTGCTGATTACGGCGTTGAAGGATATCTCAAGGACGGTGAACCCGGCGTCTGGGTGGAGGGACGTAAAATCTGTAGCTTTGGGATTGCCTTGAAAAAGTGGATTTCGTCTCATGGAATTGCTTTGAATATCAATAATTCCCTACACACTTTTGACATGATTGTCCCTTGCGGTCGCCCCAGTGAGGTCGTAACATCTTTAAGTCGCGAGTTGGGGCGAGCTGTTAATATGACTGAAGTTAAGAAAAGCTTTGTCAGGCATTTTTGCAAGGCATTTGCCTATGTTGATAAATATTAA
- a CDS encoding TlyA family RNA methyltransferase yields the protein MKERLDKLLVQRGLAGSRERARALILAGKVIVDDHRIDKAGAQVQDDADLRLKGEDIPFVSRGGLKLEKALNEFSINVKAKIAIDVGASTGGFSDCLLQHGAKKVYAVDVGYGQLAWRLREDPRIVNLERCNIRYLQAEQLDDAPELAVVDASFISLEKVLPNTLRLLTKDAEIVALIKPQFEVGKGKVGKGGVVKDQQQHEQVIEQICAFTRDLNCTVLGTIESPILGPKGNREFLIYMQKHIEDNQATDL from the coding sequence ATGAAAGAACGTCTCGATAAATTATTGGTACAAAGAGGATTAGCCGGTTCACGCGAACGAGCCCGTGCCTTAATTCTTGCCGGTAAAGTCATTGTTGATGATCACCGGATTGATAAAGCGGGTGCGCAGGTGCAGGATGATGCAGATTTGCGTTTGAAGGGAGAAGATATTCCCTTTGTTTCTCGCGGTGGGCTTAAACTGGAGAAAGCTCTGAATGAATTTTCCATTAACGTTAAAGCTAAAATAGCGATCGATGTTGGTGCTTCGACAGGTGGTTTTAGCGATTGTTTACTGCAGCATGGAGCTAAAAAAGTCTATGCTGTCGATGTTGGTTATGGTCAGTTGGCATGGAGACTTCGAGAAGATCCACGCATTGTTAATCTGGAGCGCTGCAATATCAGATATCTGCAGGCTGAGCAATTGGATGATGCCCCTGAGCTGGCCGTGGTCGATGCGTCCTTTATTTCATTGGAAAAAGTGTTGCCCAATACTTTGCGTTTACTGACCAAAGACGCAGAAATTGTTGCTCTGATTAAGCCGCAGTTTGAAGTTGGCAAAGGCAAAGTCGGTAAAGGTGGCGTCGTGAAAGACCAGCAACAACATGAACAGGTTATAGAGCAAATTTGTGCTTTTACCCGCGATCTCAACTGTACTGTTCTGGGAACGATAGAAAGTCCGATATTGGGTCCTAAAGGGAACCGGGAATTTCTCATTTACATGCAAAAACACATCGAAGATAATCAGGCGACTGATTTATAA
- a CDS encoding HD domain-containing protein, with amino-acid sequence MPEFDINTEKRLMTDIMELLVTHYGAELSEEDLDHEIERVEQALNDARFSHQGQMRKSGEPYIFHPLRVTHLAARHWMDFPSVIAALLHDVVEDTPVTLEDVRGKYGEEVAHLVDGLTKVTSNIMTREDLKKETYKKTLLVAIDDIRVLCLKFWDRIDNLRTIDALPRHKQKLIAEETRMVYVPLAQHLGMGYVATELESLSYSLLYPRRAIRYNETIATQQHDNADFLRKIRARIMNACEQQKLDVVMKDRWRPFSVVSGRSQQRGFASLYTLEVQVDRIMDAYLFLGILHGLFPPIPGKIRDHLNLTSQHGYQALKTTVQADEHRMRVEITTRKLNRFNESGVLAPGFKFRHKNFSHLIRSLMDGESAFDTESLRLASATIQVYTPQGDIQTLPEGSSVLDFAFEIHDSLGLHARRGQINGRTRQLKTRLLDGDQVVVETSAKPEVLPKWLEWAVTPRARNSIRRYLRNKVRSS; translated from the coding sequence ATGCCGGAATTTGACATAAATACAGAGAAGCGCTTAATGACCGATATCATGGAGCTTCTGGTGACTCATTATGGCGCAGAATTGTCTGAAGAGGATCTGGATCATGAGATTGAAAGGGTCGAGCAGGCTCTTAATGATGCAAGATTTTCTCATCAGGGGCAGATGCGTAAATCTGGCGAGCCCTATATTTTTCATCCTTTAAGAGTTACTCATTTAGCGGCACGCCACTGGATGGATTTTCCTTCTGTTATCGCTGCTTTATTGCATGATGTTGTTGAAGATACGCCCGTAACTCTTGAAGATGTAAGAGGAAAATATGGGGAAGAAGTTGCACACCTCGTTGATGGTTTAACCAAAGTCACATCAAATATCATGACTCGTGAAGACCTAAAGAAGGAAACGTATAAAAAAACCCTTCTGGTGGCTATTGATGACATTCGGGTCCTGTGTCTTAAGTTTTGGGATAGAATCGATAATCTCAGGACCATTGACGCTTTACCACGGCACAAGCAAAAGTTGATTGCTGAAGAGACCCGCATGGTTTATGTCCCACTGGCTCAGCATTTAGGGATGGGATATGTCGCGACTGAGCTGGAATCATTGTCTTATTCCCTTCTTTATCCGCGCCGCGCCATTCGTTATAACGAAACAATTGCAACACAACAGCATGACAATGCTGACTTTCTCCGTAAAATTCGTGCCCGGATCATGAATGCTTGTGAACAACAGAAACTGGATGTTGTGATGAAAGATCGCTGGCGTCCTTTTTCAGTGGTCTCCGGGCGCTCACAGCAAAGGGGGTTTGCATCTTTGTATACCCTGGAAGTTCAGGTCGATCGAATCATGGATGCTTATCTGTTCCTGGGAATATTGCATGGTTTGTTTCCCCCGATCCCCGGTAAAATACGTGACCACCTCAATTTAACTTCGCAGCATGGTTATCAGGCATTAAAAACGACAGTGCAGGCTGATGAACATCGGATGCGAGTAGAAATTACAACTCGGAAGCTAAACCGCTTTAACGAATCCGGAGTTCTTGCTCCCGGATTCAAGTTCCGGCACAAAAACTTCAGCCATCTCATCCGGTCATTAATGGACGGGGAGTCCGCTTTTGATACTGAATCGTTACGTTTGGCTTCAGCAACAATTCAGGTCTATACTCCCCAAGGTGATATTCAAACGCTCCCTGAAGGAAGCAGTGTGCTTGATTTTGCCTTTGAAATTCATGACTCCCTTGGATTACATGCCAGACGAGGTCAAATTAACGGCCGTACCCGGCAGTTGAAAACCAGGTTGCTTGACGGTGATCAAGTCGTCGTGGAGACGTCAGCAAAACCGGAAGTTTTACCAAAATGGTTGGAGTGGGCAGTGACCCCAAGGGCACGAAACAGTATTCGACGCTACTTGCGAAATAAAGTTCGCTCTTCTTAA
- a CDS encoding sigma-70 family RNA polymerase sigma factor: MDDFNSKEDNIADRDELNDLFEVKLDEKLKEQENDDKSYSAAEQTTTDAIKLYLKDIQKSQLLTADDERELADRIAKGDNAAREKMIESNLRLVVKIAKRYMNRGLPFLDLIEEGNMGLIKAVEKFKVSKGCRFSTYATWWIRQSIERSIVNQSRTIRLPVHVADDINKLVKVSRELVQKLKREPNVDEIASVMGVDVSYVRRMRLLVKKTYSIEHPMGEGEGYSLIDTIEDMKAVDPENKVEDLDRFTHVQEWMDDLNENEREILALRFGLDDRDPQTLDFIGRKFGVTRERIRQIEAKSLAKLRKSMESSLANENS; encoded by the coding sequence ATGGATGATTTTAACTCAAAAGAAGATAACATTGCCGATAGAGATGAACTGAATGATTTATTTGAAGTGAAGCTTGATGAAAAGCTTAAGGAGCAGGAGAATGATGATAAGAGTTATTCTGCTGCTGAGCAAACGACCACTGATGCCATTAAGCTTTATCTCAAAGATATTCAAAAAAGCCAGCTTCTGACCGCGGATGATGAGCGGGAGCTCGCTGATCGCATCGCCAAAGGAGATAATGCTGCCAGAGAAAAAATGATTGAATCTAATCTTCGTTTAGTCGTGAAAATTGCCAAACGTTACATGAATCGTGGTTTGCCTTTTCTCGATTTGATTGAGGAGGGGAATATGGGGCTGATCAAGGCCGTTGAAAAATTCAAAGTCAGTAAAGGATGCCGATTTTCGACCTATGCAACCTGGTGGATTCGACAATCGATTGAACGGTCTATTGTCAACCAAAGTCGAACCATCCGTTTGCCTGTTCATGTCGCTGATGATATCAATAAGCTGGTTAAGGTCAGTAGAGAATTAGTCCAGAAGTTGAAACGTGAACCTAATGTTGACGAAATCGCCTCAGTCATGGGAGTCGATGTCAGCTATGTGAGGCGGATGAGGCTACTGGTCAAGAAAACTTATTCGATTGAGCATCCTATGGGTGAAGGTGAAGGCTATAGTCTGATAGACACAATTGAAGATATGAAAGCCGTTGATCCGGAAAACAAGGTTGAAGATCTGGATCGCTTTACCCATGTTCAGGAATGGATGGATGACCTCAATGAAAATGAGCGTGAAATCCTCGCTCTCCGGTTTGGGCTTGATGATCGTGATCCACAGACTTTGGATTTTATAGGCAGGAAATTTGGAGTGACGCGTGAGAGAATTCGCCAGATTGAAGCCAAAAGTTTAGCAAAATTAAGAAAATCGATGGAAAGTAGTCTTGCTAATGAAAATTCTTAA